The genomic interval GGGCTGGCCAGCTCATAGAAAAGCAGGTAGGCGTCACTGCTTCGGACGTGACTCGAGGAGAGCGGCGTGACActgtgggaaggagagaaaagaagggggggTTAGGTCTGTGTCAGTGGCACACATGTTCTTTCAAATGCAGTGGCGACACTTGGGTGATGTCACCCCAGTACGGTAACTtaggctcagggtgaccagatgtcctaactgccaaggaggacaaggtaccatAAGAAGTATgacattcaggaaaaatgtaggacattaccaaataaaagctaaaagacaGTAAGACAGAATTTGCAGTGatgacaggctgccaagtagatgcATTTCTCCAAGGGGAACTGCAAATGTGGTGCTACTCAATCGGTTTCTTAGTGatgatgaaaatggaggacattgtggaattcctcctggaaagatggttgaaatgtaggatatgtcttGGAAAAGAAGGTACGCTCTACTTATGAGCTATATACACTTCAAATTTCCCAGTTTGCCAGGAACAGTCTCGATTTAtcctctattgtcccactttttcagctaacTCTCTCAGCTTCTATCCCCTCCCGCTACTTTTCCCCTTTATCTTCAGCTTATTTCcattcctgcaaactgagttcaaagtgcaaaagtagtttgcattcaattaaatcagcaggagaaaatgaaaaaaggggCAGAGTCTTGGCCTTCGCAGTTAGCTcgggcaaaatcaaactgctctcctagcttgtttgtcCTTGTTCATCAATAACATTTACTGccttgaccatattctgatgttgcttagccacacataTCCAGGTTTTCATCTGGAAAATGTTGGCGGGTATAAAGACATGACCCTGTCCATAAACAGGTGGCAGCTACAAGCACCAACTTTACCGTGAGTCGTTGAAGGCATGCCATTCTCCAGATACAGGGCTCTTGCAGTAAGCTGTGTAGTGACCTCCCATGGTGGTTCCACTGTGATTTGAGACAGCATATAGATTGTAAACAGCATGGTCTGCAGAAGGAGAACAGAACAAGACAGACATCatcgtttttctttttttatcagaGAGAATGTATACCAATAAAAGGAAGAAACCTATGGCATTCCAAtgttggagtgcagcttccatcagccctaactAGCAAAGCCAATAtcaaagaatgctggcagttGCAATCGAATATCTGGAGGGGTCTACATTCTTCATTACTTTTTTACATGCAAAAAAAGAGAAGCAGGGTAGAAGGTATATGTATCAGGAATATCCAGAACACCATGCTCCCCCCACAACATTTTGCTAGTCTTCTCTAAATACTTTTTGCTGATTGTAGACCTGAGCATTGCCAGGAAATGTTGCTTTCCCCCAAATGTGGTGATTTTTTTCACCAAGACGTTCACCATTCCTGGATGTCCAGCTACAACACTCACATCTTTTTGTCTCTACCTTTTCTAGAAGATGCTTTGACATGGCGCATTAAGGtgagagctccttcctgcttttatttattaGTCTCTAATATTCAGAGGTTTAATGACTCTGGAAAGGGAGTTCCTATTTAGCTGTCTTGGGACTTTACCAAACAAGGCTAAAAAGTGAAATTTCAACAGGATAAGAGCATTTTTGGCTGGTACTGCAACAGTATTGCATGCtgttgtgtccatcctgctgcgGCCTTGCATTCAATTTGTTATTATAGGGCACCtattcattgatggggaaaacccatcaatgggCTCTCAATCTAGCTGCTGTTCCATTGCTATCTTCATGCGATAGGTCTGTTgcgctgcagttccacttctcagagAGTCAGATGGGTATGAGTGGGTATGATTCTGCTTCCATCCCACATAGCAGCTTCACACtttgtggggagggaggaggaatgattgtggctgccaactgcctcctgaagctggctgctatgtgcacattcacacagcagccagcttcgggaggcagttggcagccatGATTGCTTGTTCTTACCCCTTCTCCTGGAAGGTGGCATTTGGCAGTTTGGAAAACAGATGGCAcaaccatggattgctaaaacgCTATCATGGGGAacagtgtgataagaaatgatgccaaactggtatgctatcattcttaaactagtgcagttgtggcaggacaattggctggtgtgataaagtccttggttAGCAGGTAGTCACACTGTCAGGACAGTCTTTCATTCTATGATACCCCCCTCTTCATCTCTTTTAGGCTTCCCCCCTCCGCATTCATTCTGCCTACATAGCTGTTCCCTCTACCTCCAGAGATACTCACTGCAGCTTTGAGAAGCAAATTCTCTCAAGTCCAGATCCTTGAGTGGGAAATTTACAAAGGTGGTCAGCTTGCTGGATCGCATCCTGGCTTCAGAGAAGCGTTTCAGGTCTGGGTGGAAGACGTTAAGGAAGACAAAGAAGACCTACAAGTACGGGCTTATTGAGGGATTTGAGAGAGGACTTTTCAGGGCAGGGAAGAGGCCTGATATATTTACAGTTGCAGGAAAGGCCTGTCCTATGCACTTATTTTTTCCAGTGTGGGAGCAAGGATCCTTTCTTGTGCTTTTTTGCTCAAGGGAACTGTATGCATGAGCAGGTTTGTATATGTATAGCTGTTCAATATCCTAAGAAAacttatgtgtgtgtgagagagaggcatCCTGAACACAattttctgcatttgcacaaagcTGTTGCAGAACAGCTAGCCGCACTCGCTCTGAGATTAAAATTTGGATCAGAACAGAGGTCTAGCTAGTTCAGCATCCTGTGGCCCACAACAGCCAAAATCAGCTTTTCACAGGAAACATACAAACAGGAGGACATCACTCCACCTTCCCACACATGTTCCTCAGCAGCTGGTACTGTGAGGCACACTGCCTCTGAAAAATAGAGCTCATGCATAGCCCTGGTGACTAGCAGCTATCGCTAGGCTTATTCTGCCCTCCCCGTGATTCCTTTATTATCATGGATTTGATGAGGACACATCCATAGGCAAGGGGAAGGATACGTAGCACCAGGATCTTTGGAAACCTCTGGATGCTAAACTTCTTCATACATTTCGTCCTGGCCTTGCAGTGGCAGCAGGTCTGGTGAGAGAAAAAACAGACAGAATTAGAGAGCAGGAAGATGCAACtagagagttgttgttgttgttgttgttgttgttgttgttgtgtgccttccagtcatttccaacttatggcaaccctaaggtgaaccttggcaagatttgttcagaggaggtttgccattgtccctgagactgagaatgtgtgacttgccaatgggtttcatgtccagtctgggaatcgaaccttggtctccagactcatagttcaATGCTGAAACCACCATACCTCTCTAGATATCTCTAAGTCCTCTagggcaactctttggtcaacatctaGTAGCAAtgaaccatagaattgcactggaggacctacaaatgcctagagaagagcACAACCTTtggcggatgttgaccacagaagtTGGCCTGGAGGGCCCAGCAATTCCtcgagagaacatattaatcaaatccgtggataatcaaatccacaaaagtcaaagttcagggccaactgtaattcatGAATCTTCTACTTTTTTGTATGAAAGAGGtgacttcctccttcccttttctctgcAAAAGTTAGTATCCATGAAGCTTCTGCTTCACGGATGCCTCTCACATACATGTATGAGAATCTGCATTACTTCTACTGAAGTCCAGTAAGTTCCTTTTGACTATCTACTTTCCTATTTTAGATGGATTTCTTTGCAATGATAAAGtaagtttgttttttaaccttGTCACAGCATCCTGcatatttctatcctgttttaTACCAGAAGCTAATGCTGCAATGGAGCATGCTGCATTCTGTTTAATCTAAATACCAATATTCCCTACAGCTACTGCATTTTTTGTAGTTTCCCTTCTCCCTGTTCCCATGTGGATTTTGCATCTTGGGATTGTTCCTTACAGGTTTCTCATCTCCATCCAGGATGTCTTCCTTGGTGAAGAGGCGCATACAGTCGATCAAATTGACCTCTCCATAGCTCTtctgggaaaaagagagaaagcgaGAGAGGGAGGTTAAATGTACCCAAGGCCAGAGCTGGGACCCATTCACAAGTACCAGTTTAAAaggtatcaaagtgctgtaattgtgtgtgGTAAAAGACAGGAGTTAAGAAGTGGAGAATGAGTAGTGCATGATTTCTGAAGCAGAAGAGAGACTGGGAAGCATCAAGGAGAGGACATGGTTACCTTTGCAATGGGTAGTGACAGGTCCCAGAAGGGATCGAAGGCTGTTGAACAGTAGCTGCAGGCGCTGCAGGTCAGAGAACTCTTCAGCTGTCCAACAAAAAGATCTAAAGAGACACAACGTTGGGAACATGAATGAGAAACACCAGTCATTTCATCCTtgcaaatgaaaaatgaattatttccaaaGTTTTCTTATTCATTGACTTgataccccacctttcccccatGATGGGATCCCAGGGTTTTATTTTGCTGGGCAAGACATAGAAGCGTTTGCATATTTTCCCCCTCAACCGTTTTGCACATTTGGGGACTTCTTTTATGGTAAATCTGTGCACAAAAGCTTCATTTTAGATAAGGGGAAAACCCCAGTTTTGCAGAGAAAGCAGTATGTTTTATGCAAAAATAGTCTTTGGTGCAAAAAGCACCGTTTGGGACAAAACAATCTTTTGcagaagataaaataaaattctgccaCGCAGAAAATGTTGTGGTGGTTGATCATTTTCTCAGCTGGGGTGTTTTGACCCATTAAGACTCATCATTGAAGCTGAGAAAAACTCTGAATGTTCATTCATCCTTCCAAAGGaggcacacaaggaaaagggagaagGTTTTCTAGCTGAAGACCAAGTCTCCTGGCTGCATcggcagtgcagaattaatgcagtttgtcactgctttaactgccatggttcaatgctatggaattccgagatttgtagttttgtgagatatttagccttccttatctttggtgccgcaacaaactacaaagcccagaattccacatcattgagccattgagcagtgtcaaactgcattaattctgcagtgtagacacagcaTAAATCAGACCTTCTTTCTGCAGCCACAAGGAGTTAATGAAGTAAGGCTGAGCATTTGGGTCAAATAGTGACCTATCATTCTGAATGTACTACATTTATtagtttaaacacacacacaattaagcATCACTGCAAAACAGTTAATTTTTAACAACATTAGGTAAGGATTTCTATGTAAATTTCTATGCTTCACTGAGCAGTTCTTTTTGGCTTCTCTCCTGAAGCATGAGGGTAAGCATTACTGTTGCACAATTTTTTTGAACGgaagtgaaatgaaataaaagccaAGCAACTGCATCCCAATTACTGCTTTTCAAGGCAGTTTTCTTAGAAAACCCAGTCAGGCCATGGGTCAGTGACCAGGACTTGTGGCTTCATGGAATATTTGACAATATTTGGGTTAAAGGACAGCGAGTCAACTGATAATATTTGACAGATGTCAGCTGAGCACTGCATCATCCTCACTTGAAGCACTCTGCCAGCTGCATAGTCAAGACATTATGACCAAGGTCTATACTAAAGCTATTGTGTGAAATAATTGATTTCTTCTGCATTGGATTCTGAGGTTATTAGTTTTCTtctgcagcagcagccacagGCTCCCATGTtcgtggggcagtgaatccactccagatttcAATTGGCATTTAAAAGGAGCTGCCCAGCCTCTCCCAAATAAGGTTAGCCCTTTAGACAGCTCcattaaaatttggactaaaactcagagcagacctatccccactgacatggaagccattccCTAATACTGAATTTCCATGGGataagagcttgggaaagttacctttttttatTACTATAagaggtcatgctggctggggtttcaagggctgcatctacactgcagaattaatgccgtttgaccctgcattaatagccatggctccatcctatggaatcctgggatttgcagttgtagCACGAGAGCTCTCTAACAGtaaaggctgtcatactttgccaCACCacgaattccagaattccatagcattgtgccgcGGCAGTGAAAGCACTGTCAAATtgggttaattctgcagtgcggatgtagcatTGGGGCTGTAGTAAAAACCAACAactcttttccaagctctgagttctGGCATCAAGCACTGAAGGTATTGGAGAGCTTTTTGGCTTCAAAGGCTACATCTCAAACCCTCAATTGTGTCAGGCACTTACCCCCGATCCGGCTGTCTTCTCTAGCCAGGTATTTCATCCACATCTGCCTGCCCTTTTCTTCATCACTGCAAGAAGTAAGAAGGGGAAAAGAGGTCTTCAGGTGGCATCAAGCTTTTTGGGGTCAAAGCAAATTCATATGAAAGTCTATG from Sceloporus undulatus isolate JIND9_A2432 ecotype Alabama chromosome 6, SceUnd_v1.1, whole genome shotgun sequence carries:
- the USP2 gene encoding ubiquitin carboxyl-terminal hydrolase 2 isoform X3, which gives rise to MRNSYTVTLPEEPPVSPFPGMPRDLRTKTSMSGSLLVSTFVGLVLNKTKSSKTVQGLTGLRNLGNTCFMNSILQCLSNTKELRDYCLQNQYVRDLNNNSRMQMALMAEFAKLIQALWTSSPNESVSPSEFKTQIQRYAPRFVGYNQQDAQEFLRFLLDGLHSEVNRVLVRPKGSSDNLDHLPDEEKGRQMWMKYLAREDSRIGDLFVGQLKSSLTCSACSYCSTAFDPFWDLSLPIAKKSYGEVNLIDCMRLFTKEDILDGDEKPTCCHCKARTKCMKKFSIQRFPKILVLHLKRFSEARMRSSKLTTFVNFPLKDLDLREFASQSCNHAVYNLYAVSNHSGTTMGGHYTAYCKSPVSGEWHAFNDSRVTPLSSSHVRSSDAYLLFYELASPSSRM